The genome window ACACTGTCGTGCTCTTGAATGCGGCGCAGCAGGGCGTCAATGCGCTTGAGCGCTTCAACGCGCAAATGTTCCTCCTGTGTCAGAGCATCGCGCAGCTTGCGGTTTTCCTCTTCCAGAACGGCCTTTTCCGCCACAACGGCGGAGGACTCGGCACGGAGGCGGACATTTTCCGCTTCAAGGCGGTCCAGTTTGTCCAAAAGTTCCGTAACACGGGATTCAAGCTGTTCCAGAAGTTCCATGACTTTTAGATAGCACCGGCCCCCGGCCTTGGCAAGAATGGAAGTCTTGCGCGGACAAAAAAAGCCGTCCCTTCGCGGCGTCGCGGACGGCCCCGGAGACGGCCTGGAAAGCCGTTTTCGTCGAAGATAAGGAACGAAAGCCGCACGGAAACCGGCCGCAGCGATAGCGGCAATAGTGCGGAAATATTACGAAATAGCGGCATGCGGCACGAGTGAATTTTTAATACTCTTTCCGTCCGCGCCACGGTTGTTTTTTCCGGCAGCGCGTCGGCAGTGTTACAGCACAACGTCATCCCCCTATCCCCTTCGGGGAAAATTCTTCTGACGCCCACGGGCTGCGCCAGCCGTTGGCCTGCAAGGCATTTACGGAAGCGACCAGGGGCGGCTCGCAGAGCCGTTCCCGTAGGGTGAGGCACGAACCCGTACGGGAATCGACAGCAGAGATGGCGACAGCTAGCCCGCAGTGTTATAGCACAACGTCATCCCCCTATCCCCTTCGGGGGAAATTCTTCTGACGCCCACGGGCTATGCCCATCTCATCGGCGGGCACGTCCTTGGTGATGACCGAGCCCGCGCCCACCAGGGCGTTGTCGCCCACGCTGACCGGCGCCACCAGGGCCGTGTTGCTGCCGATAAAGGCTTTTTCCCCGATGCTGGTCTGATATTTGTGCTTGCCGTCGTAATTGCAGGTGATGGTCCCCGCGCCGATGTTCGCGCCCGCGCCGATCCGGGCGTCGCCCAGGTAGCTCAGGTGGTTGGCCTTGGCCCCCTTGCCCAGGCAGGCCTTTTTCAGCTCCACGAAATTGCCCACGTGGGATTCGGCCTCCAGCTCCGCGCCGGGGCGCAAACGCGCAAAGGGTCCCACCAGCGCGCCCTCGCCCACCCGCGCGCCTTCAAGGTGCGAGAAAGAACGAATTTCCGCGCCCTCACGGATCAGGCAGTCACGCACCACGCAATGCGAGGCCACGGAAGCGCCGCGCCGGATTTCCGTGCGCCCGCAGATTTCACAGGGGCCGGTCAGTTCCGCGCCGGGCTCAATCCGGGCCAGCGGGCTCACGCGGATCAGGTCCGGCGCGTGCAGAATCACGCCCGAGGCCAGAAGCTGTTCCGCCGTGCGGGCGCGCAGCAGCTCTTCCATGCGGGAAAGCTCCAGCGGGGAGTTGACGCCCAGCAGGCTGTCGTCCCGCCCGCACTCCACGCCGCGCACGGTATAGTTTTCCGCCACGGCCAGACCGATAAGATCGGTGATGTAATACTCGCCGCTCTTGTTGTCGTTGCCCAGACGCGGCAGCAGGCTTTCCACGGCGGCCAGGCTGAGCTGGTACATGCCCGCGTTGACTTCGCCGCTTTCCGGGCCGTGGCGGGCCGGATCATAATCCTTGGCCTCCACAATGCCGAGCACCCGCCCCTGCTTGCGCACCACCCGGCCGTAAGCGCCGGGATTGTCCAGCACAATGGTGGCGAAAGCCAGTTCCGCGCCGTCGGCTTCGGCCAGGAAGTCACGCACCAGCGTTTCGGAAAGCAGGGGCGCGTCGCCGTTGACCACGAGCAGATGGGTGCAGCCCGCCTCGGAAAGCGCCGGCAGGGCCCGCATCAGGGCGTGCCCCGTGCCAAGCTGTTCGGTCTGGAAGACCAGGCGCGCGTCCGGAAAGGCCGCTTCCACCATTTCTGCCCGATGGCCCACCACCATCCAGACGTCTTCATCAAAAACCGGCCGCAGGGCCGCGCGCACATAGGCCAGCATGGGCTCGCCCAGCAGGGTCTGCAGAACTTTGGGGCGGTTTGAATGCATGCGGGTGCCCTTGCCCGCCGCCAGAATAAGAGCCGCGTTTTTCGGCATAGAATTTCTCCTTGAGCATTTCACGGCGATGCGTTGCAGACAACGCATCGCGGAGCATCTGACACATGTTATGCGCCAGGCGCTCCAGCGCCGCCCTGCCGGCGACAAAACGGAATAACGCAGGCCGAGCAATAGCCCCTTAACCGGCTTTGGGCAAGACGGCGCCGCCGCCCGGCGGCAAAAAAACACACCGGCGGCACAAGCGTCACACAGAGGCCTCGGGAGGGTTCTCAGCCGATCTGCTCAGAAAAATCCGCGGGTTTTGCGCTGATGGCGCGCTCCTCCAGACGGGCCAGACGCTCGCGCAGGTCGGCGTTCCGGCTCCAAAGCTGACGGTTTTCGTCCCAAGCCCGGCCGAGTCGCTCCAGCAGTCCGTCCCGCTGCGCCTCCACTTCAGAGAGCTTCACCTCCAGTTTCCGGCAGCGCGCGCAGTCAGCGCCTCCGGCAACACCAGCCGGAACCGCTGACGCGTCCGAAGCGTCGCGCGCGGCCTGGACGCCGGGGCGCATGGGCCCCCTGCCCGTCAGCAACCAGCGAGGTTCTATATCATAACGCTCACATACGGCTATAATAAAAGCCGATCCGGGCATCTGAGCATTCCGCTCATATGCGCCCACCGCCGCCTTGCTCACGCCGAGCCGTTTGCTGAATTCATCCTGGGAAGCAGTGCCTCGGACGAGTTTCAGCCTTTCTCCGATGGTCATAGGCTTCCAGCAGTTTCGTCCGCGAACCGAAACGGCACCCCGGTCCAACACAGGGACCACGAGATGTGCCGCCTTTTAGAGCCAGATAGATATTTTTATATTGACCATGGCTATTATAAAAGCTAAAGTCGATTCGCAGGCGGTTAAAGGTTCGGATTGCAGCACGCCAAACCTTAACCGCCCCTCCGGGGGAAAGCAATCTTGTCCCCCCTTCGCGGACGGACATTCTTTGTCCGTCCGCGCTGCTCAATGCGTCCGGCCACGGACCATGCGCTTGCGGAGTGCGGCAACCATTTCCGCCGGGAAGTGAGGCTCAAAAACAGTCCCGTACCCCTACAGACAGCGCCGGGAGCAGAGCGCATGGCAATTTCCAGTGACACGGTGAAACATCTTTCCCGG of Desulfovibrio porci contains these proteins:
- the glmU gene encoding bifunctional UDP-N-acetylglucosamine diphosphorylase/glucosamine-1-phosphate N-acetyltransferase GlmU; the protein is MPKNAALILAAGKGTRMHSNRPKVLQTLLGEPMLAYVRAALRPVFDEDVWMVVGHRAEMVEAAFPDARLVFQTEQLGTGHALMRALPALSEAGCTHLLVVNGDAPLLSETLVRDFLAEADGAELAFATIVLDNPGAYGRVVRKQGRVLGIVEAKDYDPARHGPESGEVNAGMYQLSLAAVESLLPRLGNDNKSGEYYITDLIGLAVAENYTVRGVECGRDDSLLGVNSPLELSRMEELLRARTAEQLLASGVILHAPDLIRVSPLARIEPGAELTGPCEICGRTEIRRGASVASHCVVRDCLIREGAEIRSFSHLEGARVGEGALVGPFARLRPGAELEAESHVGNFVELKKACLGKGAKANHLSYLGDARIGAGANIGAGTITCNYDGKHKYQTSIGEKAFIGSNTALVAPVSVGDNALVGAGSVITKDVPADEMGIARGRQKNFPRRG
- the zapB gene encoding cell division protein ZapB translates to MELLEQLESRVTELLDKLDRLEAENVRLRAESSAVVAEKAVLEEENRKLRDALTQEEHLRVEALKRIDALLRRIQEHDSVE